The proteins below come from a single Micromonospora citrea genomic window:
- the lanKC gene encoding class III lanthionine synthetase LanKC: MDAAFPQLFAYCQADPLFFDSPLRMDDRSSRFAVSRRPLPDGWRARDSDLWVVLEPPGTRLPEQGWKIHVSSALDTTEQVCDLVVSFCLDRGIPLKYLRSRAAFELLNSKYADRGGSGKLITVYPPDEDRFGEVLPELAALLRDFTGPYVLSDLRYGDSPVYVRYGAFRRMTYTSPDGELVHAVRAPDGRLVPDDRSPFFTVPEWVTVPEVLHPSLARMEAGGEGEFPFEIERPLHFSNGGGVYLARTRDGGGYVVLREARPHAGLDGTGTDAVTRLGREREILRRLQGLDCVPRLLDHLVVWEHHYLVQEYIEGKTLMEEVFARYPLVGPDPTAEALAAYTSWATDVLARVDHALMSVHARGVRFGDLHPGNVIVRPDGSVVLVDFEIASDLARTTPVGLATPGFTAPPGLSGREADDYVLNCLRQWVFLPISPLTERSPVKLATLTEAVAAHFPVPAGFAPRMLRRFTAGRSPLGEDAPARMFTAARLDWPAIRDSIVAGIAASATPDRPDRLFPGDPELFVSGGYTVGQGAAGVLWAMRQAGCEVPPEYVDWLTAAARRCADPRPGLLDGLHGVAAVLESLGRRDEALELLDRARKLHGELVTPGIQGGLAGAGLSLLHFAGITGDEGLRTEAVDLGRRLAEQLDAGDAGMFHPDSRVGLQHGLTGVALYLLELYEATGETRHLDLAGRALRREVDRGHVLADGTFQLLEGNRYHAYLSSGSIGLALVLARYLGRRPEPGFDDVVDGARRACRAPFVRHPFLFLGRAGTIAALRLLGRPEDQPVVDEHVRRLGWHALSYRGHLAFPGNQLLRLSMDLTTGSAGILAALGVAFGDSTSVVPLLDLRAPAPTPTGDGGGQAHRRAPAASLS; encoded by the coding sequence ATGGACGCCGCGTTTCCCCAACTGTTCGCCTACTGTCAGGCCGATCCGCTGTTCTTCGACTCGCCCCTGCGGATGGACGACCGGAGCAGCCGGTTCGCGGTGAGCCGCCGCCCGCTGCCCGACGGGTGGCGCGCCCGGGACAGCGACCTGTGGGTCGTGCTGGAGCCGCCGGGAACGCGCCTGCCGGAGCAGGGCTGGAAGATCCACGTCTCGTCGGCCCTGGACACCACGGAACAGGTCTGCGACCTGGTGGTGAGCTTCTGCCTGGACCGCGGCATCCCCCTGAAGTACCTGCGCAGCCGCGCCGCGTTCGAGCTGCTCAACAGCAAGTACGCCGACCGGGGCGGCAGCGGCAAGCTCATCACCGTGTACCCGCCGGACGAGGACCGGTTCGGCGAGGTGCTGCCGGAGCTGGCGGCGCTGCTGCGCGACTTCACCGGCCCGTACGTGCTCAGCGACCTGCGGTACGGGGACTCGCCGGTGTACGTCCGGTACGGCGCCTTCCGCCGGATGACGTACACCTCCCCGGACGGGGAACTCGTGCACGCCGTCCGCGCCCCCGACGGGCGCCTGGTGCCCGACGACCGCAGCCCGTTCTTCACCGTGCCGGAGTGGGTGACCGTGCCGGAGGTGCTGCACCCGTCGCTGGCGCGGATGGAGGCGGGCGGCGAGGGCGAGTTCCCCTTCGAGATCGAGCGGCCGTTGCACTTCTCCAACGGCGGCGGGGTGTACCTCGCCCGCACCCGCGACGGCGGCGGGTACGTCGTGCTGCGCGAGGCCCGCCCTCACGCCGGGCTCGACGGGACCGGCACGGACGCCGTCACCCGACTCGGCCGGGAACGCGAGATCCTGCGGCGCCTGCAGGGCCTCGACTGCGTCCCCCGGCTCCTCGACCACCTCGTGGTGTGGGAGCACCACTACCTGGTGCAGGAGTACATCGAGGGCAAGACCCTGATGGAGGAGGTCTTCGCACGGTATCCGCTCGTCGGCCCCGACCCGACCGCCGAGGCGCTCGCCGCGTACACCTCCTGGGCGACGGACGTCCTGGCCAGGGTCGACCACGCGCTGATGTCCGTGCACGCGCGCGGCGTACGCTTCGGCGACCTGCACCCGGGCAACGTCATCGTGCGCCCGGACGGCTCGGTCGTCCTCGTCGACTTCGAGATCGCGTCGGACCTGGCCCGCACGACACCCGTCGGCCTCGCCACCCCCGGCTTCACCGCGCCCCCGGGACTCTCCGGCCGGGAGGCCGACGACTACGTCCTGAACTGCCTACGGCAGTGGGTGTTCCTGCCGATCAGCCCGCTGACGGAGCGCTCCCCGGTCAAGCTCGCGACGCTGACCGAGGCCGTCGCCGCGCACTTCCCGGTCCCCGCCGGGTTCGCGCCGAGGATGCTGCGCCGGTTCACCGCCGGCCGCAGCCCGCTCGGCGAGGACGCCCCGGCCCGGATGTTCACCGCCGCGCGGCTCGACTGGCCGGCGATCCGCGACTCCATCGTGGCCGGTATCGCCGCCAGCGCGACACCCGACCGGCCGGACCGGCTCTTCCCCGGCGACCCGGAGCTGTTCGTCTCCGGCGGGTACACCGTCGGGCAGGGAGCGGCCGGTGTGCTGTGGGCGATGCGCCAGGCGGGGTGCGAGGTTCCGCCGGAGTACGTGGACTGGCTGACCGCCGCCGCGCGGCGCTGCGCCGACCCGCGCCCGGGGCTGTTGGACGGCCTGCACGGGGTGGCCGCGGTGCTGGAGTCGCTCGGCCGCCGCGACGAAGCCCTGGAACTGCTCGACCGCGCCCGCAAGCTGCACGGGGAGCTGGTCACCCCCGGCATCCAGGGCGGCCTCGCGGGAGCCGGCCTCAGCCTGCTGCACTTCGCCGGGATCACCGGCGACGAGGGCCTGCGGACGGAGGCGGTGGACCTCGGCCGGCGACTGGCGGAGCAACTCGACGCCGGCGACGCCGGGATGTTCCACCCCGACAGCCGCGTGGGCCTCCAGCACGGGCTCACCGGCGTCGCCCTGTACCTGCTGGAGCTGTACGAGGCGACGGGGGAGACCCGCCACCTCGACCTGGCCGGGCGGGCGCTGCGCCGCGAGGTCGACCGCGGCCACGTGCTGGCCGACGGCACGTTCCAGCTCCTGGAGGGCAACCGTTACCACGCGTATCTCAGCAGCGGCAGCATCGGGCTGGCGCTGGTTCTCGCCCGATATCTCGGGCGGCGGCCGGAACCCGGCTTCGACGACGTCGTCGACGGCGCCCGACGGGCCTGCCGGGCACCGTTCGTCCGCCATCCCTTCCTGTTCCTGGGCCGGGCGGGCACGATCGCGGCCCTGCGCCTGCTGGGCCGGCCCGAGGACCAGCCCGTCGTCGACGAGCACGTCCGCCGGCTCGGCTGGCACGCCCTGTCGTACCGGGGACACCTGGCCTTCCCCGGCAACCAGCTCCTACGGCTGTCCATGGACCTCACCACCGGCTCGGCGGGCATCCTCGCCGCCCTCGGGGTCGCCTTCGGCGACAGCACGTCGGTCGTCCCCCTGCTCGACCTGCGGGCACCCGCGCCCACACCGACAGGAGACGGCGGGGGCCAGGCGCACCGCCGCGCCCCGGCCGCGTCGCTCTCCTGA
- a CDS encoding ABC transporter ATP-binding protein: MSTYRARRDEAPARSGPAPAAGPSGDDAPRAAPAWRVMLRYLRPSWRWLLLGGALSLVTGAVGLALPLAVRHLVARLAAGEPTTPVLLVMVALVLVTLVSGPLGVYVLRRTGESIVLAARRRLVSHLLRLRICAVDHAEPGDLMSRVTSDTTLLRQVATESLVGAVTGAVMVLATCTVMGLLDPVLLAVTLAVLVLAFAVVRLAMPRVNRASREAQKSVGAMGAALERALGALRTVKASGAEHREEVLVHRAAGDAWRASVRAARWLAIGGGAAETAMQVAFFTVLAVGGARVASGAIDVATLIAFLMYVYYLVLPVQSLIGALSQYQVGAAAVARIQEAERLPAEPPVAPPPPRATVAAPAALEFRDVHFRYAPHLPDVHRGVTFTVPPRGMTAFVGPSGAGKTTLFSLIERFYEPAAGSILLDGRDVADWGLPELRAAIGYVEQDAPVLSGSLRDNLLLGAPHAAEEDLRRVLETARLDGLVAQLPDGLDTLVGHRGTKLSGGERQRVAIARALLRRPRLLLLDEATSQLDAVNEAALRETVAEAALTTTVLVVAHRLSTVTLADQIVVIDAGVVQAVGTHTELVAADPLYAELAATQFLAATG, from the coding sequence GTGTCCACGTACCGAGCCCGACGCGACGAGGCGCCCGCCCGATCCGGCCCCGCCCCGGCAGCCGGCCCGAGCGGCGACGACGCGCCCCGCGCCGCCCCCGCCTGGCGGGTCATGCTGCGCTACCTGCGCCCGTCCTGGCGCTGGCTCCTGCTCGGCGGGGCGTTGAGCCTGGTCACCGGGGCGGTGGGGCTCGCCCTGCCGCTGGCCGTACGGCACCTCGTCGCCCGGCTCGCCGCCGGGGAGCCGACCACACCCGTCCTCCTCGTCATGGTCGCGCTCGTGCTGGTCACGCTGGTCAGCGGGCCCCTCGGCGTGTACGTGCTGCGCCGGACCGGCGAGTCGATCGTGCTCGCCGCCCGGCGGCGCCTGGTCTCGCACCTGCTGCGGCTGCGGATCTGCGCGGTGGACCACGCCGAGCCCGGCGACCTCATGTCGCGGGTCACCTCCGACACCACCCTGCTGCGCCAGGTCGCGACCGAGTCGTTGGTCGGGGCGGTCACCGGCGCCGTCATGGTGCTCGCCACGTGCACGGTGATGGGCCTGCTCGACCCGGTGCTGCTGGCGGTGACCCTCGCGGTGCTGGTCCTCGCCTTCGCCGTCGTCCGCCTCGCGATGCCCCGGGTCAACCGGGCCAGCCGGGAGGCCCAGAAGTCGGTGGGAGCCATGGGCGCCGCGCTGGAGCGGGCGCTCGGCGCCCTGCGTACCGTCAAGGCGTCCGGCGCCGAGCACCGCGAGGAGGTCCTCGTCCACCGCGCCGCCGGGGACGCCTGGCGGGCCAGCGTGCGCGCGGCCCGGTGGCTGGCGATCGGTGGTGGCGCCGCCGAGACGGCGATGCAGGTGGCCTTCTTCACCGTCCTCGCCGTCGGCGGGGCGCGGGTGGCCTCGGGGGCGATCGACGTCGCGACCCTGATCGCGTTCCTGATGTACGTCTACTACCTGGTCCTGCCCGTCCAGTCGCTCATCGGCGCGCTGAGCCAGTACCAGGTCGGCGCCGCCGCGGTCGCCCGCATCCAGGAGGCGGAACGGCTCCCCGCCGAGCCGCCCGTCGCGCCTCCCCCGCCGCGGGCCACGGTCGCGGCGCCGGCCGCCCTGGAGTTCCGCGACGTCCACTTCCGTTACGCGCCGCACCTGCCCGACGTGCACCGTGGGGTGACGTTCACCGTCCCGCCGCGCGGCATGACCGCCTTCGTCGGCCCGTCCGGGGCCGGCAAGACCACCCTCTTCTCGCTGATCGAGCGGTTCTACGAGCCGGCCGCCGGCAGCATCCTCCTCGACGGACGTGACGTGGCCGACTGGGGCCTGCCGGAGCTGCGGGCGGCGATCGGCTACGTCGAGCAGGACGCGCCGGTGCTCTCCGGATCCCTCCGCGACAACCTGCTCCTCGGCGCGCCCCACGCCGCCGAGGAGGACCTGCGGCGGGTGCTGGAGACCGCCCGCCTCGACGGGCTGGTGGCCCAGCTCCCCGACGGGCTGGACACGCTGGTCGGGCACCGCGGCACGAAGCTGTCCGGCGGCGAACGCCAGCGCGTGGCCATCGCCCGCGCGCTGCTGCGCCGCCCCCGGCTGCTGCTGCTCGACGAGGCCACCTCGCAACTCGACGCGGTCAACGAGGCGGCGCTGCGGGAGACGGTCGCGGAGGCGGCCCTCACCACCACCGTCCTGGTGGTCGCGCACCGGCTGTCCACGGTGACCCTCGCCGACCAGATCGTCGTCATCGACGCCGGAGTGGTGCAGGCCGTCGGCACCCACACCGAGCTGGTGGCGGCGGACCCCCTCTACGCGGAGCTGGCCGCCACCCAGTTCCTCGCCGCGACCGGCTGA